Genomic DNA from Candidatus Cloacimonadota bacterium:
TTCTTTTTGGGAAAAATTATGAAGCAATCTGTATCTTCTTAAAAGAAAGGATAATGCAATTTTAGGTTCAACCTGAACTTCAACGGTATTCTTTGCATTAATATTCTTTTTTGGTAGATTAAAGATAACTTTTGAATCTTCAGGTTCTGAAAGATATAGATTTAAGGCTTCGTGCATATTTTTTTTTAATTCTTCTATAGAATTTGCTTGGGTTAAGCATCCATCCAATTCAAGACATTCTGCCCAAAAACCATTTCCTTCTTTATGTATTTTGAAGTGATAGTACATTTACTTTCCCTTTATTAATCTTTTTCATAACTTCTTTTCCAAACCTGTTCTTAATTCTTTGTGCATCGGAATCGTCTCTCTCTTTAATCCTTTTCCAATAATAAAATGGCTTCCTTTCTTTCGTTTGACCATCCATCCTGTTTTTTTTATACAATGCCAGCATCTCTTTTCCGCTTAAAGCCATTCATATTTCCCTTACCATATCAATTTGGTGTTTTTTATTGTCAACACTTTATCTCAACAACAAACACTTCTTACTTGCTTTTATCTTTCCATCGATATTCAAATTATAAAAATAAATTCCAGAAGAAACCTGCTTTCCGGATTCATCTTTTCCATCCCAGATAACTTCATTCATTTCAAATTTATCATTTTTCATTTTTAATTCGCGAATGCATTGCCCCTTAATGTTATAAATCAAAATCTCTGTGTTCTCTGTGTCTCTGTGGCAAGAAAAAGAAATCAAGGTTGATGAACTGAACGGATTAGGATAATTGGTCAGCCGAAAATCGTCATTCATCAATTGAAAATCATCGCTCCCGCTTCCGGTTATTTCGACTTCAACTTCATTCGAGGGCAAAGAGGAACCGGTATTATAAACAGCGGCAACAAAATAATGATAAATTCCGGAGATAAGAGCCATATCATAATAATCTTCTTCCAGCACACTCTGGATCACAACATCATTCCGATAAATATTATAAGCGAGAAAAATATCTTCCGATTCTTCCGGAGCTTCCCAGAAAAGATGAACATTGTTATTATCATAAATCTCTGCTTCCAGGTTTTGCGGTTCAGGTGGAATGCTTGGATCGATCTCCATTTCACAGTTTACAAATGTTGTATCATCAGCAAAAACTTCGATATTATCGAGCGTCAGATTCAAATAACCAAGAGCTACCACAGTAATGGAGCGAAATCCTTCGGGAACACCGTTCAAAAGGAAGTCACCATTTTCATCAGAATAAGTAAAACCAAATTGAGACATGATCTGGGCATTTTCGATCGGTTCCAGAGTCTGAGAATCAAAAACAATTCCGCCGATCGCACCAAAATCGACCATGGTGCCGCTGACTTCCATATTATCGATATTCCAACCGCAATACAGCCAGGAACCGTCTGTCGAACCGATAGAAAAGCGAAGTCGGACAAAATTGTGAAGATCAGCAAAATCTGAAATATCAAAATTCCAGAGTGACCAATTCGTATCGCTGATCGTGACATCATTTGCCCAGATCTCGATCCAGGACGAACCGTCATCATTGCTGATATCGATATAAGCATGGTCATAAGCAGGTTGTTCTATCCCGAGCCATTTCATAAATGAAAGTTGAACATCAATGAAAACGGAGCAATCGATGGGAGGAGAAATCGCATAAAATTCGCGGTCTGCAAGGTTGTTCTCGTAATCTCCATGATAATCTCCCAAGCCGGTCAGATCGACACCCAGAACTTTCTCACCTTCATAAGCACTTTGCGGATCTGGGTTTCCGTGTTCTCCACCTAATCCCTGCGGGGCTTCGATCTCAAATTCTCCGCTTAATAACCAACCTGTTTCTGTCTCAAAATCATCCTGCCAGATGAGTTCGGCAAAACAGAATACCGGAAGAATAAGCAACAATAACATTGTATTTATTTGTGATTTTTTCAGCATTAAAACTCCAATCTCGACTATTCGAGTTATAAAGACAGTTTAAAACTTGCCAAATTTCAAAAATTTGGCAAGTTTATTATCATCTCAACAAAAGCATTTTTCTGACTAAAGTCTTCTTATTATCAACTTCCAACCTATAGAAATAAACTCCGGAACCGACATTTTTTCCAAACTCATCTTTCCCAAACCAGGGGATCTCATACTTGCCGTTTTCCTGAACCTTATTTACCAAGGTCTTTACTTTCTGACCCTTAATGTTATAAATTTTCAGTTCCGTTTTACCTTTCCGTGGAATAGTGTATTTTATCATTGTGGATGAATTTCTGCTTGCTCCATTTAAATAGAAAGGATTTGGATAGTTGATCATAGAAATGGTTTGGGGATGAACCTTGTTTTCATCGTTTGCAACGAGTTCATCATCTGTGATTACAATAAAAAAATTGAGTAATGAATCCGACGGAGTATATGTTCTCGGTTCATCATTGTGTAAATCGAGGATCAAATCCGGCAGGATCAGGAAAACCAGATGATCTTCCGGTAAATTGTCCGGGAAGATATTGAAGTCTATTGGTTCGAGATTTGGTAATTCCAATTTCGCATTCCATTCAAAAGAAAAGCTTTCCTCTGTATTCTGCGGTTCTGTGAGGATTTGATGATAATCCGTAAAGTATCCTTCATTTGAAAAATCGTACGGAAGACTGAATGTTAAACAATCTGTGAATGGTTTATCTAATGGTTTTAAAAGGTCATAATTGGAATTATAAAGTGAATCTGCAAAATCGGAAGTTCCCACGATCACGGATGAATTTCTCTCCGGATTCCGGGCTGCATTTATTTCGAGTTTCCAATTGTAAGCAAATTCAGGAGAAAATGAATTTTCACGATAAGGGATAAATCTTGCTTCCAGGTCATCTTCATAACAATATAAGTAATATGCTTCTCTTTCCAGCAATTCATCAACCGGGATAAATCTTTGCTCGTGTCTGAAAACAACAGGTTCAATAAATCTCTGCTGAACTGCTTCATAATATTCGTAAACAGTTTCATCGAGGATAAACTGCAGTTGGTCTAAATGATAATTTGTCCGGTGAGGATTTGGTAAAAGATTCCAACCTTGACGCAAGTTATAATCGTACGCTGTGCGTTGAATTCCAGCATTTTCTACTACGAAATAAAAATCCTGCGGAGCAAATAACCAATAAGGCTGAAGAAATTCCAGAGGATCACTCTCATAAAAATCTCCCTCGAAATATTCATAAGAAACTGAATTTTCACCATAAACTTCTTCCGGTTCATAAAATCCTGTCTCAAAATTCTGCGTAACCAGATCCCATCCGGAAAAAGTTTCGATAATATTTTGGGAAGTAACAATCCCGAATTTGGAGGAAGAATAAAAAGTTAAAATGTCTCCTTCCAACATTACGACTTCCAGTTTTAATCTTAAATTGTCGAACAGTAAAGTCGGGACGAACCAATCGACTTCTGTTTGATTGGGAGCAAGTCCCGTTTCGATAGGAATCGTGATCTCATTATTTTCCGCATATAAATTTAAGTGATCGATTCCAATCTGAAAATCCAGCGACCAATCAAAATTTACAGTTTCATTCGGATAGAGAAGCTGGTTGGCAAAAGGTCCGAAATCCACATCCGGCACGAGGTTTCCATAATAAAGATCAAAAGTATAATAATTACTATTCGCAGGGAAAAAACTATAAGTATTATAAGTTAAATTTGTCCAGTTTCCGTTACGATAAAGATATAACCTGTCGCTGTTCCGGTCGAGATTGGCAATTCCGATTTCAACACTTTCATCATTCTGATTGGTTCGGAAACGGAAAGTCCACCGTTTGTATCCGGAAAATGGATCATACTGGCTGTAAATTTCCTGTTCGAATTTATTAGGAGGATCCCAGTTTTCTTCAAAAAATTCACAGAAAAAATACTCTCCTGAAGGATCGTCGTCTGTCGGAATATCAAATGAATCTGCATCATAACCATTGGAGGCATAAGGATTCATCCCGAAATAGCAGGTATCGTCAAAAGTCCCTTCATTTTGCTCGACATATATTTCAAAGACCTTTTGCGGAGATGCATATCCCAGATTTCCATAGAAATATTCCTCCATAAATTGATCATTGCACGAAATTTGATAAATATAATATTCTCCATTTTCAGCGGAATTATCGATAATACTATAAGTTTGGTCATCCAAATCGACTCCCATAAGTCCCGGATTAAATAACCAGCTATCGATGAGGATAAATTCCGTAGCATTCGTTTTGTGGTAAACATTAAATCCTACGCAACCGTTTTGCGTGGGAACATCCCAGGAAACATCTACATATCCATCCCGACCATAAGTTTCCAGGTTGGACATAATTGCAGGACCGGTACTGCTCGAAATTTCATCAGATAATTCGGAATAATTTCCGTTTTTATCTCTTATCCTGATCTTGA
This window encodes:
- a CDS encoding type II toxin-antitoxin system HicB family antitoxin is translated as MYYHFKIHKEGNGFWAECLELDGCLTQANSIEELKKNMHEALNLYLSEPEDSKVIFNLPKKNINAKNTVEVQVEPKIALSFLLRRYRLLHNFSQKEIAAKLGMKNIWSYQKFEKPSTANPTLSMLSKFKKEFPDLRLDYVFS
- a CDS encoding T9SS type A sorting domain-containing protein → MLKKSQINTMLLLLILPVFCFAELIWQDDFETETGWLLSGEFEIEAPQGLGGEHGNPDPQSAYEGEKVLGVDLTGLGDYHGDYENNLADREFYAISPPIDCSVFIDVQLSFMKWLGIEQPAYDHAYIDISNDDGSSWIEIWANDVTISDTNWSLWNFDISDFADLHNFVRLRFSIGSTDGSWLYCGWNIDNMEVSGTMVDFGAIGGIVFDSQTLEPIENAQIMSQFGFTYSDENGDFLLNGVPEGFRSITVVALGYLNLTLDNIEVFADDTTFVNCEMEIDPSIPPEPQNLEAEIYDNNNVHLFWEAPEESEDIFLAYNIYRNDVVIQSVLEEDYYDMALISGIYHYFVAAVYNTGSSLPSNEVEVEITGSGSDDFQLMNDDFRLTNYPNPFSSSTLISFSCHRDTENTEILIYNIKGQCIRELKMKNDKFEMNEVIWDGKDESGKQVSSGIYFYNLNIDGKIKASKKCLLLR
- a CDS encoding T9SS type A sorting domain-containing protein, with amino-acid sequence MNRKILLFILFIFIINSLFAVIEETASFKAFLYGNAPECEYDNWNSHIAEGIASPGYNVYASWDRQMDGFGDFIIPTDSMLVKWENTVLQFLAGNLDEAQDSLDLFEFPYQVVIFNDTDTDRTYHILRELPNMEHYDNNDTNPHYDDEVGAFDYGWGLYVYYPEGQYPHITTAPHPNDDYPSVPFAHKVFVEQESKFLLISGAGREVKWTEEGDYNNSKSLSDPSRASSHPFNICYRRFCDLIRDEFGQKEFSIQVHTYDWGNSHWGYPDVQISGGYNVASPDLPIRDFSSARKDVVNQTGYIVHQANTVGIHPPVYTNDFFGFHYSRYDFTYSDEDTTFSVSNHTDLWGYSQNRQMQYTQSGMNQYDNFEPFFHIEMDELPNIYPQNTNNYFWFYGWNPVTQMWDLEHRFDRFIQYYSPWLESLTGILPDMFQMDDGEMPVTPTDFQTITECSNYITLQWTPGDCYDLDSYEILYAAEPIGDDNFTIRDKSDDTTLACLAETNHTIGGLEQGQEYYFKIRIRDKNGNYSELSDEISSSTGPAIMSNLETYGRDGYVDVSWDVPTQNGCVGFNVYHKTNATEFILIDSWLFNPGLMGVDLDDQTYSIIDNSAENGEYYIYQISCNDQFMEEYFYGNLGYASPQKVFEIYVEQNEGTFDDTCYFGMNPYASNGYDADSFDIPTDDDPSGEYFFCEFFEENWDPPNKFEQEIYSQYDPFSGYKRWTFRFRTNQNDESVEIGIANLDRNSDRLYLYRNGNWTNLTYNTYSFFPANSNYYTFDLYYGNLVPDVDFGPFANQLLYPNETVNFDWSLDFQIGIDHLNLYAENNEITIPIETGLAPNQTEVDWFVPTLLFDNLRLKLEVVMLEGDILTFYSSSKFGIVTSQNIIETFSGWDLVTQNFETGFYEPEEVYGENSVSYEYFEGDFYESDPLEFLQPYWLFAPQDFYFVVENAGIQRTAYDYNLRQGWNLLPNPHRTNYHLDQLQFILDETVYEYYEAVQQRFIEPVVFRHEQRFIPVDELLEREAYYLYCYEDDLEARFIPYRENSFSPEFAYNWKLEINAARNPERNSSVIVGTSDFADSLYNSNYDLLKPLDKPFTDCLTFSLPYDFSNEGYFTDYHQILTEPQNTEESFSFEWNAKLELPNLEPIDFNIFPDNLPEDHLVFLILPDLILDLHNDEPRTYTPSDSLLNFFIVITDDELVANDENKVHPQTISMINYPNPFYLNGASRNSSTMIKYTIPRKGKTELKIYNIKGQKVKTLVNKVQENGKYEIPWFGKDEFGKNVGSGVYFYRLEVDNKKTLVRKMLLLR